In one window of Candidatus Binatia bacterium DNA:
- a CDS encoding acyl-CoA dehydrogenase family protein, whose product MNFEFSDEEKAFVQEVEKFLDQYDTPEIMDVTRENMAQLVDTPARRDFITKCAEHGWFGLGWPKEYGGSEKEGIYEFLLNECLARRGAPQIGKGVGIVGKTIIRHGSEKLKREFLPKIMRNEVQFAIGYSEPEAGSDAAAMALKATREGDGWRLNGQKIFTTSAHFADWYWLGARTDPSNKHRGITLFLLPMDTPGLTVQPMPTIGDEITNSVYFDNVPVGDEYRVGELNKGFQYISEALDLERFTMFTFSPIEQRMEELCSYVATEDRDGQPLRADPVIRQRIAQLVAQTEVARVLGLRFVAKSMKGGAAPTAEASQYKLYSTELSKRIANAALDIGAPGGQLRAHTAEAPMRGRAELTYRYTVIDTIGGGTSEVQKNIIARRKLGLPPNF is encoded by the coding sequence GTGAATTTCGAGTTCTCCGACGAAGAAAAGGCGTTCGTTCAAGAGGTCGAGAAGTTCCTCGACCAATACGACACGCCAGAGATCATGGATGTCACGCGCGAGAACATGGCGCAGCTCGTCGATACGCCCGCTCGCAGGGACTTCATCACCAAGTGTGCGGAACACGGGTGGTTCGGCTTGGGTTGGCCAAAGGAATACGGGGGCAGTGAGAAGGAAGGCATCTACGAATTTCTTTTGAACGAGTGCCTGGCACGCCGCGGCGCACCCCAGATCGGCAAGGGGGTCGGTATCGTCGGCAAGACGATCATCCGACACGGTAGCGAGAAGCTGAAGCGCGAGTTCCTGCCGAAGATCATGCGCAACGAAGTCCAGTTTGCCATTGGTTACAGCGAACCCGAAGCCGGCTCGGACGCGGCGGCGATGGCGCTGAAGGCCACGCGCGAAGGCGATGGGTGGCGGCTGAACGGCCAGAAGATCTTCACGACCTCAGCCCACTTTGCCGATTGGTACTGGCTGGGTGCGCGGACGGATCCCAGCAACAAACACCGCGGCATCACGTTGTTCCTGTTGCCCATGGACACCCCGGGCTTGACCGTGCAGCCGATGCCCACCATCGGCGATGAGATCACCAACTCGGTGTACTTCGACAACGTCCCTGTCGGCGACGAGTACCGGGTCGGTGAGTTGAACAAGGGATTCCAATACATCTCCGAGGCGCTCGACCTGGAGCGCTTCACCATGTTTACGTTCTCCCCGATCGAACAACGGATGGAGGAGCTGTGCAGCTATGTAGCGACCGAGGATCGTGATGGCCAGCCGTTGCGCGCCGATCCGGTGATCCGCCAGCGCATCGCCCAACTGGTGGCGCAGACGGAGGTGGCGCGCGTGCTCGGGCTGCGGTTCGTGGCCAAATCCATGAAGGGCGGCGCCGCACCGACGGCGGAGGCGTCGCAGTACAAGCTGTACTCGACCGAGCTGTCCAAGCGTATCGCCAATGCGGCCTTGGATATCGGAGCGCCTGGTGGGCAGCTGCGGGCGCACACGGCGGAGGCGCCGATGCGCGGACGGGCCGAGCTGACGTACCGCTATACCGTGATCGACACCATAGGCGGGGGGACGTCGGAGGTGCAGAAGAACATCATCGCCCGGCGCAAGTTGGGATTGCCACCGAACTTTTAG
- a CDS encoding acyl-CoA dehydrogenase family protein, producing MELEFSQEQDMLRETVQRLWNDRAPLAVVRAMEDDPSGFPQPLWQQMADLGLIGLMLPEEYGGAGQSSVEGAILYEELGRSLAPTPHFVSAVMSGTALVRAGSEAQKRAWLPKIASGEAIFTPAWLEPKGGFGPRGIQLRAVLEGGQYRLNGTKQHVAFAAAATRLLVLVRTGDGEQDIDLLLVDLKAPGVELTQQYSLAADTQYKVQFKDVRVPAAERVGRAASGWSTWDAVMRDGIILLAAQAIGGAQRALEMTVQYAKEREQFNKPLGAFQAIAHYLADASAAVDGGTTLAYEAACARAVGQLVSRLAPMAKLFACQTFRDVTAMAQQVYGGMGFTLECDIQLYFRRAKQLHMTWWDSRYLEELIASDVLDAGRPVRLSQDGRKTFPTPPPPNPRGVRSRKELAKDLAEHANQRGRCKTFAGAQ from the coding sequence ATGGAGTTGGAGTTCAGCCAGGAACAGGACATGCTGCGGGAGACGGTGCAGAGGTTGTGGAACGACCGTGCGCCGCTGGCCGTCGTGCGCGCAATGGAAGACGACCCGAGCGGATTTCCCCAGCCGCTGTGGCAACAGATGGCCGATCTCGGCCTCATCGGACTCATGCTGCCGGAAGAGTATGGCGGCGCCGGCCAATCGAGCGTCGAAGGCGCCATCCTGTATGAAGAGTTGGGCCGCTCGCTAGCGCCGACGCCTCACTTCGTCAGCGCGGTGATGAGTGGAACGGCGCTGGTGCGTGCCGGGAGTGAGGCCCAGAAACGGGCGTGGTTGCCGAAGATCGCTTCGGGTGAAGCGATCTTCACGCCGGCGTGGCTGGAACCGAAAGGCGGGTTTGGTCCGCGAGGGATCCAGCTCAGGGCCGTCCTCGAGGGCGGCCAGTACCGTCTGAACGGTACGAAGCAGCACGTGGCGTTTGCCGCCGCGGCCACGCGCCTGCTGGTGTTGGTCCGCACTGGTGACGGAGAGCAAGACATCGACCTGTTGCTGGTCGACCTCAAGGCGCCGGGGGTCGAGCTGACGCAGCAGTACAGCCTGGCTGCCGACACCCAGTACAAGGTACAGTTCAAAGACGTGCGCGTGCCGGCCGCCGAGCGGGTCGGTAGGGCCGCCTCGGGGTGGTCGACCTGGGACGCGGTGATGCGCGACGGCATCATCCTGCTGGCGGCGCAGGCCATCGGCGGGGCGCAACGTGCGCTCGAGATGACCGTGCAGTACGCCAAGGAGCGCGAGCAGTTCAATAAACCGCTCGGGGCGTTTCAGGCTATCGCTCACTACCTGGCCGATGCGTCGGCGGCGGTCGACGGGGGAACGACGCTTGCCTATGAGGCGGCCTGTGCGCGGGCCGTGGGGCAGCTCGTCAGTCGGCTGGCGCCGATGGCGAAATTGTTCGCGTGTCAGACGTTCCGTGACGTCACCGCGATGGCGCAGCAGGTGTACGGCGGCATGGGCTTCACGCTCGAGTGCGACATCCAGCTCTACTTCCGCCGCGCCAAGCAGCTGCACATGACCTGGTGGGACTCGCGTTATCTGGAAGAGCTCATCGCCAGCGATGTGCTGGATGCGGGACGGCCGGTACGCTTGTCGCAGGATGGGCGCAAGACCTTCCCGACCCCGCCGCCCCCGAACCCGCGTGGCGTCCGTTCGCGCAAGGAACTGGCGAAGGACCTGGCCGAGCATGCGAATCAGCGTGGCCGGTGCAAGACCTTCGCCGGGGCGCAGTGA
- a CDS encoding MaoC family dehydratase N-terminal domain-containing protein yields MAETTALEYIPEYLSDDAKQQLRELAKESQPEPAPLEVNEYLIRHWCEALEDGNPLYLDAAYAKSRGFRNVVAPPGSVMTTFAMHFRWPWPPGEREPVRHIHYDVKDALNLPVGIITQIEMENHAPLQVGDRVSVSQRLVSVSPWKKARVGEGHFWVMDRLYRNQKGELIVRERMTAFGYGRQEGAPPVAGSSKGGWSPAVEEVIQGEKTGYRPPAFPERLWEDVQEGEELPTLHMPITFTRCVYLASATRDFSPQHSNREYAQQRSKTKDIFVNTPFNMGMISRFLTDWAGPKSTVRRMNLAMRGNICAGDDMVITGKVTKKHITDGEHRVDLDVVMATQDGPVTPCSATLALPSRSNAK; encoded by the coding sequence ATGGCCGAAACGACCGCATTAGAATACATTCCCGAGTATCTCTCTGACGACGCCAAGCAGCAGCTGCGCGAACTGGCGAAGGAATCGCAACCCGAACCGGCGCCGCTCGAGGTGAACGAGTACCTCATCCGTCATTGGTGCGAAGCGCTGGAGGACGGCAACCCGCTCTACCTCGATGCCGCCTACGCCAAATCGCGGGGGTTTCGCAACGTGGTGGCGCCGCCCGGCTCGGTGATGACGACGTTCGCCATGCACTTCCGCTGGCCGTGGCCTCCCGGGGAACGCGAGCCGGTACGGCACATTCACTACGACGTCAAAGACGCACTGAACCTGCCGGTGGGCATCATCACGCAGATCGAGATGGAGAACCACGCGCCATTGCAGGTGGGCGATCGCGTCTCGGTCAGCCAGCGGCTGGTGTCGGTTTCGCCGTGGAAGAAGGCCCGCGTCGGTGAGGGGCACTTCTGGGTCATGGACCGGCTGTACCGCAATCAGAAGGGCGAGCTGATCGTGCGCGAGCGCATGACGGCGTTCGGCTACGGCCGGCAGGAAGGCGCGCCGCCGGTCGCCGGCAGCTCGAAGGGCGGCTGGAGCCCCGCGGTCGAGGAAGTCATCCAGGGCGAGAAGACGGGGTACCGTCCCCCAGCGTTCCCCGAGCGGCTCTGGGAGGACGTGCAGGAGGGTGAGGAGCTGCCGACACTTCACATGCCCATCACCTTCACCCGCTGCGTCTATCTGGCGTCGGCGACCCGCGACTTTTCGCCGCAGCACTCCAACCGCGAGTATGCCCAACAGCGGTCGAAGACCAAAGACATCTTCGTCAACACGCCGTTCAACATGGGGATGATTAGCCGCTTCCTGACCGATTGGGCCGGCCCGAAGAGCACCGTGCGGCGCATGAATCTGGCCATGCGCGGCAACATTTGCGCCGGTGACGACATGGTCATCACCGGGAAGGTGACCAAGAAGCACATCACCGACGGTGAGCATCGAGTCGATCTTGACGTCGTGATGGCGACCCAGGATGGGCCGGTCACCCCGTGCAGCGCCACGTTGGCTTTGCCTAGTCGCAGCAACGCGAAGTAG
- a CDS encoding FAD-binding protein: protein MSTGTVTTSWDHTVDLLIVGSGAGAMTAALTAYDRGASPLLIEKSDQYGGSSAMSGGGLWVPNNHLMEAAGIKDTPEDAWTYMKGTVGNAVSEERLRAYLEHAPQMVKYLMEHSRAQFVALPEYADYYPRVSGSRPGGRSIEPRHFNAAELGDEFLKMREQHIQCLIMGRMFMDIFEARALMCRSPGWIKLTMKLMGNYWLDIPWRFKSKRDRNLTMGNGLIGMLRRSLMDRGVPLWLNTAARELIVDNGRVVGVAAEREGRTVRIRAHRGVVLAAGGFEASQAMREKYLPKPTRAEWSCANKYNTGDAINLGLSVGAALDLMDDAWWGPTTTVPGEVHARMLVIEKSLPGSILVNKRGERFVNEAAPYIDVVNAMYQNHKPEAPCVPAYIVFDANFRKKYPIGPVLQASQQPDWALPKALKNYFKKADTVEGLAAQLGVDAAGLKDTVAKLNQYARTGTDLDFHRGETVFDRYYGDEKVKPNPCLAPIETPPFYGFESYPGELGTKGGLKTDAQAHVLTEAGQAVPGLYAVGNCSASVMGHSYPGAGSTIGPAMTFGYLAARDAVPS, encoded by the coding sequence ATGAGCACTGGAACAGTCACGACAAGCTGGGATCACACGGTTGACCTCCTGATCGTCGGCTCGGGGGCCGGCGCCATGACCGCCGCGCTGACCGCGTACGATCGCGGCGCCTCGCCCCTGCTCATCGAGAAGAGCGATCAATACGGGGGCTCGTCGGCGATGTCAGGGGGCGGCTTGTGGGTGCCGAACAACCACTTGATGGAAGCTGCCGGCATCAAGGACACGCCCGAGGACGCCTGGACGTATATGAAGGGGACGGTGGGCAATGCCGTCTCCGAGGAGCGCCTCCGGGCCTACCTCGAGCACGCCCCCCAAATGGTCAAGTATTTGATGGAGCACTCGCGGGCGCAGTTCGTGGCGCTGCCCGAGTACGCCGACTACTATCCGCGCGTCTCCGGCAGCCGACCCGGCGGCCGCAGCATCGAGCCGAGACACTTCAATGCCGCCGAGCTGGGTGACGAGTTCCTGAAGATGCGCGAGCAGCACATCCAGTGCTTGATCATGGGGCGGATGTTCATGGATATCTTCGAGGCGCGCGCGCTCATGTGCCGGTCGCCGGGCTGGATCAAGCTCACCATGAAACTCATGGGCAACTACTGGCTGGACATCCCGTGGCGCTTCAAGTCGAAGCGCGACCGGAACCTGACCATGGGGAACGGGCTCATCGGCATGTTGCGGCGGTCGCTCATGGATCGCGGCGTGCCCTTGTGGCTGAACACCGCGGCTCGCGAGCTGATCGTCGACAACGGACGGGTCGTTGGTGTGGCGGCCGAACGCGAAGGGCGCACCGTGCGTATTCGCGCCCACCGGGGCGTGGTCTTGGCCGCGGGTGGTTTCGAGGCCAGCCAGGCCATGCGCGAGAAGTACCTACCCAAACCGACTCGCGCCGAGTGGTCGTGTGCGAACAAATACAATACCGGTGACGCCATCAACCTTGGCCTGTCGGTCGGCGCGGCGCTCGATCTGATGGATGATGCGTGGTGGGGCCCGACCACGACAGTGCCGGGCGAAGTGCATGCCCGTATGCTGGTGATCGAAAAATCGTTGCCCGGGAGCATCCTCGTCAACAAGCGCGGCGAGCGTTTCGTGAACGAGGCGGCACCGTACATCGACGTCGTCAATGCGATGTATCAGAACCACAAGCCCGAGGCGCCGTGCGTCCCGGCTTACATCGTGTTCGATGCGAACTTCCGCAAGAAGTATCCCATCGGCCCGGTCCTGCAGGCATCGCAGCAGCCCGACTGGGCTCTTCCAAAGGCTTTGAAGAACTACTTCAAGAAGGCCGATACGGTGGAAGGTCTGGCGGCACAGCTCGGCGTGGATGCCGCCGGACTGAAGGACACGGTGGCGAAACTCAACCAGTACGCCCGCACCGGAACGGATCTCGATTTCCACCGGGGAGAGACCGTCTTCGATCGTTACTACGGAGACGAGAAGGTGAAACCGAACCCGTGTCTGGCGCCGATCGAGACCCCGCCGTTCTACGGCTTCGAAAGCTACCCTGGCGAGCTCGGCACCAAAGGGGGGTTGAAGACCGACGCGCAAGCTCACGTGCTCACGGAAGCGGGACAAGCGGTTCCGGGTCTCTATGCCGTTGGCAACTGTTCGGCGTCGGTGATGGGCCACAGTTATCCGGGTGCCGGATCAACCATCGGCCCGGCGATGACGTTCGGCTACCTTGCGGCCCGTGATGCGGTTCCGAGCTGA
- a CDS encoding CoA transferase, protein MTPAAALSGRRVLELADEKGLYCGKLLADMGADVIKIEPPGGDATRDIPPFWHDTPHPDHSLFFLYMNTSKRGVTLDITRPEGQVLFKQLAQTAHIIIETFEPGYLDGLGLGYRTLQEQNPGLVFTSITGFGQTGPYKSFKSSDLVANALAGTMYITGEADDPPVVLAGAQANMMASTCAAASSMIALFRSTVSGKGQQVDISVEETNVSASHVCGVGRWLDDRFIPRRMGAALLACTPSGTYPCKDGLVYLIVNRVLHWKALAQWIHEVTGNEIVLDPMFEGPSANRQPNRDLLDVYVSELTSRFTVAEMYHEGQRRHLAVTPVNTAAAVVADPHLAARNYFLAVEHPEMGSLRYPGAPYRHTETPWAISRPAPRVGEHNEEIYCGELGLAQQTLRGFVERGVI, encoded by the coding sequence ATGACACCTGCCGCCGCCCTGTCGGGCCGGCGCGTTCTCGAGCTTGCCGACGAGAAGGGGCTCTACTGCGGCAAGCTGCTGGCGGACATGGGCGCCGATGTCATCAAGATCGAGCCGCCCGGCGGCGATGCCACACGCGACATCCCCCCCTTTTGGCACGATACGCCGCATCCGGATCACAGCCTGTTCTTCCTCTACATGAACACCAGCAAGCGGGGCGTGACCTTGGACATCACCAGACCCGAGGGCCAAGTGCTTTTCAAGCAGCTGGCGCAGACAGCGCACATCATCATCGAAACGTTCGAGCCGGGATACCTCGACGGTCTGGGCTTGGGCTATCGAACCTTGCAGGAACAGAATCCCGGCCTGGTATTCACCTCAATAACCGGCTTCGGTCAGACCGGCCCGTACAAGAGCTTCAAATCCTCGGACCTCGTTGCCAACGCCTTGGCTGGCACGATGTACATCACTGGCGAAGCGGACGACCCGCCCGTGGTCCTGGCCGGGGCGCAGGCAAACATGATGGCGTCGACGTGCGCCGCGGCGAGCAGCATGATTGCGCTCTTTCGCAGTACGGTCAGCGGCAAGGGCCAGCAGGTCGATATCTCGGTGGAGGAGACCAACGTTTCAGCGAGCCACGTCTGCGGTGTGGGCCGGTGGCTCGACGATCGCTTCATTCCCCGGCGCATGGGTGCCGCCCTTCTCGCCTGCACCCCCTCTGGGACCTACCCGTGCAAGGACGGACTCGTGTACCTCATAGTCAACCGGGTGCTGCATTGGAAAGCCCTGGCACAGTGGATCCATGAAGTCACTGGCAACGAGATCGTGCTCGATCCCATGTTCGAAGGACCGTCGGCGAACCGCCAGCCGAATCGCGATCTCCTGGATGTGTATGTCTCCGAGCTCACCTCCCGGTTCACCGTTGCCGAAATGTACCACGAAGGGCAGCGACGCCACTTGGCCGTCACTCCGGTGAACACCGCCGCCGCCGTCGTCGCGGATCCCCACCTCGCTGCCCGGAACTATTTTCTCGCGGTAGAACATCCGGAGATGGGCAGCTTGCGCTATCCGGGCGCGCCGTACCGGCATACTGAAACTCCCTGGGCCATCAGCCGCCCCGCTCCTCGAGTCGGCGAGCACAACGAAGAGATTTATTGTGGCGAGCTGGGGCTTGCCCAGCAGACCCTGCGTGGATTCGTGGAACGCGGAGTCATCTGA
- a CDS encoding CoA transferase: MADALDGIRVIEFAYGMAGPWIGRFMAYCGAEVIRVETKKRPDVTRQYIPPWAPEMAMQSQLSPWLTDWNAGKRCIALDLTQPKAVELAKRIAARCDVVVENYSTGVIDKLGLGYSQLKQAKPDIVMLSTTGYGDSGPGARYVTWGPNVEVLSGLSTLSGFPERGCTVTQYAYPDAVGALHGLFAVMCALDYRLRTGEGQYINLSQYEATVGVIGHVMMEYLANGREPQRRGNRSLHAAPHGCYRCQGDDRWCVITVRSEAEWECFCRVVSRPDWTADPRFATLSARLKHAEELDRLIEEWTASRTDYEVMAALQEAGIAAGVVQNVEDQVRRDRQLAARGFFEEIEHVKKGKVMATGIPLGLTGTPGHTGRAGAAMGQDNEYVFGEVLGMTPEEIQNCIEAGAIETADEQ; encoded by the coding sequence ATGGCGGACGCCCTCGACGGCATCAGAGTCATCGAATTCGCCTACGGCATGGCCGGCCCGTGGATCGGTAGATTCATGGCCTACTGCGGCGCCGAGGTCATCCGAGTGGAGACGAAGAAGCGCCCGGACGTCACGCGCCAATACATCCCGCCATGGGCACCGGAGATGGCGATGCAATCCCAGCTGTCGCCATGGCTCACCGATTGGAACGCCGGCAAACGCTGTATCGCGCTCGACCTGACGCAGCCGAAAGCGGTCGAGCTGGCCAAGCGCATCGCGGCGAGGTGTGACGTGGTGGTGGAGAACTACAGCACCGGCGTCATCGACAAGCTCGGGCTGGGCTATTCGCAACTCAAGCAGGCGAAGCCCGACATCGTCATGCTCAGTACCACCGGCTACGGCGACAGCGGACCGGGCGCCCGTTACGTTACGTGGGGGCCGAATGTCGAGGTGCTGTCTGGTCTGAGCACGCTGTCCGGCTTTCCGGAACGCGGATGTACTGTGACGCAGTATGCCTATCCCGATGCGGTCGGCGCCCTCCACGGTTTGTTCGCGGTGATGTGCGCCTTGGATTATCGCCTGAGAACCGGGGAAGGGCAGTACATCAACCTGTCCCAGTACGAAGCCACCGTGGGGGTGATCGGTCACGTGATGATGGAGTATCTCGCCAACGGCCGGGAGCCACAGCGGCGTGGCAACCGCTCCCTCCATGCGGCGCCCCATGGCTGTTACCGCTGTCAGGGCGATGACCGGTGGTGCGTCATCACCGTCCGCAGCGAGGCGGAATGGGAGTGCTTTTGCCGGGTCGTTAGCAGACCCGATTGGACCGCCGATCCGAGATTCGCCACGCTGTCTGCCCGACTGAAGCATGCGGAGGAACTCGACAGGCTCATTGAGGAGTGGACCGCCAGCCGTACGGACTACGAGGTGATGGCGGCGTTGCAGGAGGCCGGTATTGCCGCGGGCGTGGTGCAGAACGTCGAGGACCAAGTTCGTCGCGACCGCCAGCTGGCGGCACGCGGGTTCTTTGAAGAAATCGAACACGTCAAGAAGGGAAAAGTCATGGCCACCGGTATCCCGCTCGGCTTGACCGGGACCCCCGGCCACACCGGTCGGGCGGGCGCAGCTATGGGGCAGGACAACGAGTACGTCTTCGGCGAAGTGCTCGGTATGACGCCGGAGGAGATACAGAACTGCATCGAAGCAGGAGCGATCGAGACAGCTGACGAACAATGA
- a CDS encoding PEP/pyruvate-binding domain-containing protein gives MTNLGVLSTGLPSLDQVIQGVLAGDNIVWQVDAIEDYARFVDPFCANALRTGRKLVYFRFARHAQLVADGTGADILRLAPELGFETFTAAIHKAIEKAGRGAFYVFDCLSDLAADWYSDLMLGNFFMVTCPYLYDLETVTYFALLRDRNSIEAVSAIRGTTQILIDLFRHNEKLYVHPLKVDKRHSPTMYLPHAWEDGVFRPLTESAVLSEMLVQITERRVDSASRSVDLWDRTFMQAREISEGVTTGTRPPTDAQEIFEHLLRMMVTRDERLIPLACRYLDLSDLLAIRKRMVGTGLIGGKSVGMLLARAILCKTSRRWRQTLETHDSFFIGSDVFYTFLVRNGCWPIRRTQRSRTSFLDGAEAARQQIRAGTFPPFIREQFIAMLEYFGQSPIIVRSSSLQEDSIGNAFTGKYESVFCPNQGSPQERLSAFVSAVLTVYASTMSQEALLYRAHRGLLDSDEQMAILVQRVSGAVYGALFYPQIAGVGLSYNPYVWSEQIDPEAGVLRLVFGLGTRAVDRSDDDYTRVIALNAPLRRPEGSFNEVMDYAQHRVDVIDLEANRFVSLHSDAVFSASPGLPVEMFASRQAALGSDTSGRRMPPPPWVLTFDRLLSKTPFVQDLRDMLGALHRAYDYHVDVEFTANFLSDGSCRINLVQCRPLQVKEGGRIVPPPEGLKPEDIVLEALGTVIGQSSFVALNRLIYVVPAAYAALSISERFSIARMIGRLTHIEGEGARAKTMMLLGPGRWGTSTPSLGVPVSFAEINTVSVLCEIVTMGINLVPDVSLGTHFFNDLVEANMLYIAVYPGTRGNGLNEGFFEQQKNRLADLVPDEACWTDVVRVIDLPTAPEGRALYINANCLTQEAVCYLTLPPSS, from the coding sequence ATGACGAACCTTGGCGTGCTCAGCACGGGGTTGCCCAGTCTGGATCAGGTCATCCAAGGGGTGCTGGCCGGCGACAACATCGTCTGGCAGGTCGATGCGATCGAGGATTACGCCAGGTTCGTCGACCCATTCTGCGCCAACGCGCTACGAACGGGGCGCAAGCTGGTGTACTTCCGCTTCGCCCGCCATGCGCAACTCGTCGCAGACGGCACGGGGGCTGACATTCTCCGCCTGGCTCCTGAACTCGGATTTGAAACGTTCACCGCCGCAATCCACAAGGCGATCGAAAAGGCCGGCCGTGGCGCGTTCTACGTCTTCGACTGCCTGTCGGACCTTGCCGCGGACTGGTACAGCGACCTGATGCTCGGCAACTTCTTCATGGTCACCTGCCCATACCTGTATGACCTGGAGACGGTCACCTACTTCGCCCTCCTCCGGGATCGGAATTCGATCGAGGCGGTCTCTGCGATCCGGGGCACGACCCAAATCCTCATCGACCTCTTCCGGCACAACGAGAAGCTCTACGTGCACCCGCTGAAGGTGGACAAGCGGCACTCGCCAACGATGTATCTGCCGCACGCGTGGGAGGACGGCGTGTTCCGGCCACTGACCGAGAGCGCGGTGCTCTCCGAGATGCTGGTGCAGATCACGGAACGGCGGGTCGATTCCGCCTCCCGCAGCGTCGACCTCTGGGACCGCACCTTCATGCAGGCGCGCGAAATTTCGGAGGGCGTGACGACCGGCACGCGTCCGCCGACCGACGCGCAGGAAATCTTCGAGCATCTCCTGCGCATGATGGTGACCCGTGACGAGCGCCTCATTCCTCTGGCCTGCAGATATCTCGACCTTTCGGACCTGCTCGCGATTCGGAAGCGGATGGTCGGGACCGGGCTCATCGGCGGCAAGTCGGTCGGGATGCTGCTGGCCCGCGCCATCCTGTGCAAGACGAGCCGCCGGTGGCGCCAGACGCTCGAGACGCACGACTCGTTCTTTATCGGCTCGGATGTCTTCTACACGTTCCTGGTCCGCAACGGCTGCTGGCCCATCCGGCGCACGCAGCGGAGTCGGACGTCGTTTCTCGACGGCGCCGAGGCGGCGCGGCAACAGATCCGCGCCGGGACGTTTCCGCCATTCATCCGCGAGCAGTTCATCGCCATGCTGGAGTACTTCGGCCAGTCGCCGATCATCGTTCGCTCCAGCAGCCTGCAGGAGGACAGTATCGGAAACGCCTTCACCGGCAAGTACGAGAGCGTCTTCTGCCCGAACCAGGGTTCCCCGCAGGAGCGCCTGTCGGCGTTTGTGTCCGCCGTGCTGACCGTCTACGCCAGCACGATGAGCCAGGAGGCGTTGCTGTACCGTGCGCACCGCGGGCTGCTCGACTCGGATGAACAGATGGCGATCCTGGTCCAACGGGTGTCGGGCGCCGTGTACGGTGCGCTCTTCTACCCGCAAATTGCCGGCGTGGGGTTGTCGTACAACCCGTATGTGTGGAGCGAGCAGATCGATCCGGAAGCCGGCGTGCTCCGCCTGGTTTTCGGGCTTGGCACCCGGGCCGTCGACCGATCCGACGATGATTACACCAGAGTGATTGCGCTGAACGCACCACTGCGCCGGCCGGAAGGTAGCTTCAACGAAGTGATGGACTATGCGCAGCACCGCGTCGATGTGATCGACCTCGAGGCGAATCGTTTCGTATCCCTGCACAGCGATGCGGTCTTCAGCGCGAGCCCAGGGTTGCCGGTGGAGATGTTCGCGTCGCGCCAAGCCGCGCTCGGAAGTGACACATCGGGCAGGCGCATGCCACCGCCCCCATGGGTCTTGACGTTCGACAGACTGCTCTCGAAGACGCCCTTCGTGCAAGACCTGCGCGATATGCTCGGGGCCTTGCACCGCGCCTATGATTACCACGTCGATGTCGAGTTTACCGCCAACTTCCTTTCGGATGGGAGCTGCCGGATCAATCTCGTGCAATGCCGGCCGCTTCAAGTGAAGGAAGGCGGCAGGATCGTCCCACCGCCGGAAGGCCTGAAGCCGGAAGACATTGTCCTCGAAGCGCTGGGAACGGTCATCGGCCAGAGTTCATTTGTTGCCCTCAATCGCCTCATCTATGTCGTGCCCGCTGCGTATGCGGCGCTGTCAATCAGCGAGCGGTTTTCCATCGCTCGTATGATCGGCCGGCTGACGCACATCGAGGGCGAGGGGGCGCGAGCCAAGACGATGATGCTCCTTGGTCCCGGACGGTGGGGCACCAGCACGCCGTCGCTGGGCGTCCCGGTGTCGTTTGCCGAGATCAACACCGTCTCGGTGCTGTGCGAGATTGTCACGATGGGCATCAATCTCGTGCCGGACGTTTCGCTGGGCACGCACTTCTTCAATGACCTGGTGGAAGCCAACATGCTCTACATTGCCGTTTACCCGGGGACGAGGGGAAACGGTTTGAATGAGGGTTTCTTCGAACAGCAGAAAAACCGGCTCGCCGACCTCGTCCCCGACGAGGCTTGCTGGACAGATGTGGTCCGCGTGATTGATCTCCCGACGGCGCCCGAAGGGCGGGCGCTGTACATCAACGCGAATTGCCTGACGCAGGAAGCGGTGTGCTACTTGACCTTGCCGCCCTCATCCTGA